Within Spinacia oleracea cultivar Varoflay chromosome 4, BTI_SOV_V1, whole genome shotgun sequence, the genomic segment TTTTATATGTCAAACCATTAAGTTTGTTCTCGCAATCTCGCCTGTTTGATTCAAATTGTTATTTTCAGGAACTATTGATGCTAAAGAGTTGAATGTTGCTATGAGGTATTATTCTTTGTAAATCCTAAGGTTTTGATATACCACTACACACTTAACACAGTTACCTGACCTAAAACTGCATCGTTGCAGGGCTCTGGGTTTTGAGATGACCGAAGAGGTATAAAATCTGTCATTTTGTTGGTTTTTTGTTGATTACTATTGAAATATTTCTTCTCTGAATACTTGCAAAAAGATAACCTATGTTCCTTCCACTACTCTTTTTCTTCTCTGGGTTCTAAGACACTCAGACAAGGGTGTGGCCTCCTTAACTGACACTTCAATATTTACCCAGAGTCTCATAATACCTCAACGGCTCAACCATCTCGAACCACATATTCATAgagaaaattagaaaaataaaacaagagAGGGATAATGAAGAGAAAGTTGTGCATATGTATACTCACAAATGAGCTTGAAATGAGAATTCATACAAGAATTAGCAAACAAGTCAACCTGAATTGTGTTGTGTATTTATGTATCTACAATTACAACCGGATCTGAAAAAGAAAAGGTATTTTAGAGTGAGGATATGTTTCTTATACTTGTTATGTCATGTCCCCATCCCCGTGTTTAATTTTATGACAGCGTACCTGTGTCTGAAATTTTACACCTATCTTGCCCTGGCACTTGGACATGTACACTTGTACTCGACACTCGTACCCATGTCCAAGTAACATAGATGATTATACTCTTATAAAATGTTCATGTTTTACTTGAGATTCAAATGCATCATTTAAGTTTTTAGGCCACCTCCTGAAACTATCTTGAGTGCAGTAACTGCTAGTGCCAGCCCCTTTCTCTGAGCTTATTTAATTATGTCAGCGACAAACTACAGTACATCCAGCCTCTCTCATAGTTCCCATATATCATATATGGGCCACCTGAAATTTATTTTAAGGTATCCTTTTTATAGATTATATTTACTCACCATTTTTGCTCTGGTTGCAATAAAGGAAGGGAAAGGTAATTCATTAAGGGGACTGCGGTTTGTTATAACAGCTACTGTGCTTGACTTTTTGTGTTATTTCAGCAAATCAATCAAATGATTGCGGATGTTGACAAGGATGGAAGTGGTGCCATTGATTTCGATGAATTTTGTCAAATGATGACTGCTAAAATCGGAGAAAGAGACACTAAGGAAGAATTAATGAAAGCATTTCGTATAATCGACCAAGATAATAATGTAAACCTCTGTTTATTCTTGTTTTAGTGTCTTATTTTAGTCATCAGTGATTAACATATAAGAATGGTGGTTGGTTGGTGTAGGGTAAGATTTCTCCTGTAGATATTCAACGCATTGCAAAGGAATTGGGCGAAAACCTAACTGACAGGGAAATCCAAGAGATGATTGAAGAAGCAGACcgagttttttaccagcaagtatttattattggctttagcgcgcttgaccgagttggtttagttgttatagaataaattttatattaaaatgtatgtttatgttgaaattggaacatatatttaaatgtaatatgtgcactttggttttgggatatatagtatacaaaactccagttgttgtttttatatttgttatacaggttgcgttattctattattgttttgacaggtttctatatttggtgcaaggcactctaggtatccctaaacaaaattagaattttcccgccaaaagtgctttgttgcagcgtacatatatattgtacgctgcaacaagggaaaaaaaattcgcaaaatttcagacttgttgcagcgtacaaataaatgtacgctgcaaaaagttgagtcttttgcagcgtacatatatatgtacgctgcaacaagtccaaatttttgccaattttttggcacttgttgcagcgtacatacatatgtacgctgcaaaaaaccccttttagcagcgaacattgtacgctgcaacaagttcagacttgttgcaggccccccagttgcagcatacgatgtacgctgcaacaggggtctaaaagcccgctgcaataagggttttttctactagtggtttAAGCTTCAGTAGTATTTGTCTCATCCTTGCAAGATCGGTCAGCCTCCCGGGCTTTGGTCTTTGGATCACAACAATAGAAGACTTCTTTTCCTGTTCTTTCTTCCCTCTTTTCTGAACTATAGCCGAAACTTCCTTAGGAAAGAGCTATGCAATTGTTGGCCAGAAATAACTGCAAAATAAACACGACTATTTCAGGGAAAACTCATTGCTAATTGCTACCAAAGAGAGATAGTAATGGCTGCCCATATTCACTACACTGCAATAGATTTGCAATTCATTTTTTCTTGCTATCTAAATGCGAAAAAGGCAGAAATGCGAAAAGGCAGAAATGCAAAAAGGCAATTCATTTTTTCTTGCTATCTACGCAACCTACGACACACCATGGACAGAAAATAGACTCCTCAACTCGTGAGATCAATTGTCAAGATCAACACATTTTACCTCCTCACATGAGCTTTGGAGAAAGCACTTGATTATGTTTCATTGCCAAAAACATAATCCATGTATCTAAAGCACATGAAACAGATTCTATCAGTACTCAAAGCTTTACCTATACCTGAAACATATTCTATCAGTAGTTTAATTATGTTCCTGTTACCAATCTTGGTATTAGATAATTAAGAACAATGGCTCTACCAACGCTTCTTTCTTAGACACAGTGTAACTTCCCACCAGAGCTGAATGGAAACTCAAAGTGCATGATGGAAGCAGATTAGGGGAATAATATAATAACTCCCAGGACTTGATCAAATGACACTTACACACTAACACATGACACTAACACATGTAACCAACATTCAGTACAGACAACCCTGTAATCCAGTAATGTAGTAGAACTTGGCATAACTTTCAAAACCAAATTGGAAGCACATCAAAAGCAAAAATCAATTGTATCCTAGTTCATAAGTTCATAACTAAAGTATCCTAGTTCATAACTAAAAACAAGAAAAGCATAACTAATTGACATAAACAAATTCATAGCTAAACCAAAACAACCcacacaacaacaaaaataatcaaacaaaatctgcaaaatcaaaaacctcaATTGCAACTAGAaacacaaaattaaaaaaacatgtAAATTAAATACATTACAGGTATAACTAAAACACtaaaattattaactaaaacactaaaattctaaactaaaacaaaaattaaatcaCCAACAACATAACCGACCGTCAACATCAACAACCGGCTAATAGCCACAAATCCAAATTCTAAAGTTCaagtaaaccctaattaattgaGAGAGAGTTACCAGGAAAAATGAAGGCGGAGGTCGGAGAAGAAAGAGAGGCAGAAGTAAGAGATTCTCCACCACCTTCTCTAGCAGCAGCCAACCGCACCTCCACCATCGCCACCTCCTGTCATGAAATCGAAAATtgtaaaatcaataaattaaagagaacaaactgaaaaataaaaacaacggagaacaaattaaagagaaaaaTAACGACGGATTGAAACTCAACTAAGTAAATGGAGTGACTGAGGTAGCCGGAGATCGATTGAGGAAGGAGAAAAAGCGAATGAGTGTTTCTAGGGTTTCGGAGGGGACGACGACGAGTACAACGGTGGCGAGGAGGTGAGGAGATCGCTGCAAGGAGGCGCCGACGAAATGGCCGAGTTTtcttaggggagagagagagcgtGCAAAGactttggaggagagagagcagAGAGAGTTTGAAGGAGGAACTGAGGAAGACGGGAAATGaaaatgagaggagagagaaaaaaatcaTATATATGGCGCGTGAGACCACGCGCGCGTGGTTGGCTCTTGAGGTCTTTCCTACACGCgcctataaggcggtcttaccgaAAAATTTCTGAAAATATTATCAAAATCATTTTTACCAAGTTATATATTATTGTGTGACATctattaattttcatattttataaTACAATATTTTTTCCACAGATTAACGGTTTATAAAAAATGAAACACAATAAGAAAGATATAAATTAAGTAGATATATTTGATGAAAAAGATTTGGAAGAAAATTTTTGCACCAAGTAGTGATACGTTTCATTCCtagtatttattttaatataaagTGATAGATACTAAGTttgtcttgatttttttttaccaatacaTAAAAATGAAATGTTATAGTGTTATGTGAAATGTAGTTGGATTTGTCACGattcatattttattaatatcaatttttttatactGTTACGAACATAAATTTTTAATGGTCAATTGATGCATTGAGTGCCGGTCCAAATGATGCGTATAAAACACGAAGTTATATATGGAGACAAACTTTAAAACTAAATAGTCAAATTTACATTTCcccttttgttttattttattcccATGTTTGTTGTTAGATTAAATAAACTACTTTATTTGAGTGTAGTGAGTTACTGTTATATATGATGGAATTAGTTGGGCATTTTAGGTTTAGTATAAATTTTGTGAAGTGTCATCGTGAATTTGATTcttatataaataaatatacgatattccaataatttttttaaaattgagtttgaaaattttcatCGCGGCTACAACGAATATGTTGTATATTTCTCCGATAAGTGCGATAGAAATCTCACAATGCAAGTTTTCTCAGCATTTGTAGTTTTTAGTTcaatttgttatgtatttgtgtttaatttaatttctatTTTAGTCTTGTAGTTGTCGTATCACTTTTtactaaatttattaattaagatTCAAATATTCTGTAGATATTTTGAAGGCACGACATTTTATTGGGTAATAGTGTCTTAATTATTATAAACCTACACCTTATATGAATCCAGAGTTTAAAGAGTGAATCAGGCTTTTAGTTGTGGAATTGTTGAAGAGGGAAAAGGGAAGAGTTATATGAGTATGAACAACCTCGCATACCATCTATAGATTTTGAGCAACATCTCGTGCCATAAACGATGATGTTTTACAGATAAAATATTGACATATTTCGAAAAAAAGTACAAACAACCACGTATTcgcaaaaaaaaacaacattAAAAGTTTTATTCTATTCCGACTTTGTACTTATGTATATATcgaagaaaaattataaaaagtactTGATGATTTTACAAATGACTCGGCAAGATTAAACCTGTTATCGTATTTGAAACTCGACATACAAAAGCACGACAATGTTTTTATCGTTTTGGAAAATGGTGAGCTTTTGACTTATTTTAGACATTTTCACTCGATTATAGATAGAAaggtaatttttgtattacagTATTCAATAAATTTTATTTGGCATTAAATTGCACATGTTTAAAAACATATTTGCGATACCAAATATAAAATTTGGCATCGATTCTATTCTCGCATATATACACCAAGCTATAACTCTCATTACGTACCAAAGAATCATGGAATCAATTGGAGTGAGTATTTTCATTTGCCCTAACGAATGTATATATAAACCGAAAGATAGTACTAATTGTAACAAGTGGTCATCTCCTCAGTTTAAAAAGTACTAAAAATATCAGATTTAATGTATGTAGATAGTTAATACATAACTGAAATATCAAGTGAGTCTTCTAGACATACTATCAGTCTATCACAATACAATAGTTTAAAACTGAAACTATATGCTCATCGTGCTttaaattttcaaaaaacatgaaCCATTACTGTTATATAAGGTGCTCCCGATTTACGGTATTTTACTGTACATCCAACCTagcgcgtaaaaaatgaaaaatagaaCTCATTCAATGTAAAAAGTGACTCAGGCCAGAGATAAAAGTGACCCTGGCCAAAGATATAAGTCATCTTATTGGAGGACTAAAGTTACATTATTGAAGGATAAATGTGACCCTGACCAATTAAAAATGTGACcctaacaataaacaataaagtgACTCTGATCAAGAGTGATGTGCTTGTTACATGTTATAACTACGACCAATACAACACCAACGATGAGAATATATCAATACACAAGTGTAATATAGGTAGTAGGCTATGTGGGGCTTGAACCCACACCatgtacaatattgtacattgctctaccatttgagctaatagcccGGGTTACTAAAAGAACAGAACATCCTCTTTTGGACCGCCGCACAAAATATTATCGTAGTTTGGCCTTTTTGAAAAGTATGTGTATATAAAAagtaacggttttttcatgaaatgtccctgagatttcacgaaattcatcaaatacccctgcgtgtttcaaatTACATAGTATACAGATTACATTTGGTGTTGTGGTCTTTGCTGGTCATGACAGTAAGGTTATGCAAAATGCCACTGACCCACCCTCTAAGCGAAGCAGATTTGAGAGGAAAATGGATCAAATTATATACTTCCTATTTTTCGTGTTATTTTTGATGTCTTTTGTTGGATCTGTTGTGTTTGGTGTTACTAACCTCAAATCTTGTGAAACAATATGAGATTTTTTGGGCAATACGGGATTACCATTTTCTCACTAAGTTTATAAATTCCTGCAATTTTGGGTATTTGGTATAAAtaagtttacaaataggtgtatattgtgcaaaaAGTTTATATATAGGTGCATTTGAtgaattataaacacgacttaacgAAGGACTAACGAAAgtcaaaataggggtatttggtaaaCAGTACAACAAAAATAGGAGTATACTATGTAATTTGAAACACGCGGGGGTATTTAGTGAATTTTGTGAAACCTCAggagcatttcatgaaaaacccGAAAAAGtaacgtaaaaaataaaaattaattataaaacaattaattttatatactccctctgtgaCAGAGATCAAATAAACTTTAATTCAAAACAATTCAAgctaccaaaaaataaaaactaatgaAAATGTAAAACTACGTATAACACACAATCAGTGGCCGTTCTCCATTCTAGGTGGGCCCAACCACTGCACATAGTCAaacaattattatatttttttaataaaattgtaTCTAacataataaaaataacaaaaaaataaatataaaaacatcaatcatttGAAAATGTCACTCAATTAAGCATGAGCCACTGGGTGGTTCTACGGATGCTGTCATAAGCAACGGTTCCTACGGTTTCTTAGGTTTTTGTCGTTGTTCAATGGATGCAGTAATCACCAACGGTTCAATAGGTTGTTGTTGTTCAATGGTCGCATTCATCAACAACGGTTCCATATGTTGTTATGCAATCATCAGCAACGGTTCTGTAGTCATCAGCAACAGTTTCACGGCCGGAGCGAACACTGAATCGTACTTTTTATTAGCTAGATGTGGATAACATCATTTGTTCATCCTTGTATGGATGCGTTAAGAAAACCGTCGATAACGAATCATATTCGTTGTTTCTTAAATAAGGTGACACTATTAACGAATTATAATCATGTCTAAGAGTAAATCATAATGTTTTATTATaaacatacaaaaaaaaaattaatctatAGTTTAAAGAGTAATCATATACCTTAAAAATACTCAAGTAAATCATAAACCATCTCTCCAGCTATGAGATGATACATTAGTTTTTTTCGTTAAAAGTAGAAACACTCTAATAATCGCCATAAAAACAACAACGAAAGTTTTGTTTTTTATCAAGCCTGAGCTCACGTATACATATCGaagaaaattacaaaaattatgtGATGATGTTACCAATGACTCAGTGGGATTAAAAATCACTTATGTATTTCAATAAATAGAAACAAATTCAACCCTTATCGTATTTGACATTCGACAAATAAAAGTCTgacaatatttaatttaatttatgaatTTGTAGAATGGtgaatttaaaattattttagacATTTCACTCAATTTTATTCGACATGACATACTATAACTCCTTTGCGGTATCAGAGATGGATTTGATAACGATTCTAATCTCGTCTACATCACGGTGTAGCTCTCCTTAAGCACCCAAAATCATTTAATTAGTTAGAGTGATTATTTTCATTTGAACTAACGTGTATATATAAACGAAAAGACATTCCTAATTGTTACAAGTGGTCATTAGATTTAACGTAGATAACTATATGTAGATGTGAAATATCAAGTGTATCTTCTAGGCTATAGACATAGTATATCACAATGGCTAGCTTAAAACTATATCTATAAACATGTGTTGCCtgtttcaaattttcaaaaagTTCGTAATCCATGTGGATAGAAACGAGAAATAATTGAGGGATTTTGAGGAGGAGATATAATATTACTTAAGAGTAAATAAGTGGGCATTTTGAATATTTATAGGGTATAAATGAGATTGATGTTAGACGAGTAAGGAATGCTTTCAAAATAGACCAATTTAGAAGAGCAACTCAATAAGGAAAGGGGACTAATATTATATATTTACATTCGTTAAAATGTCCATAAGTAAgggtaatttttttatatttgtagTATAGATCAAAATAGctttatctcaaaaaaaaaactaccaaAAAACCAAAATTACTTACCCCCTTTGTCCCTTAATATTCACTCCGAtttccttataaagtcgtcACTTAATACTCgtcctgtttctataaatgacatacttttactaatattatattatttctctcaGTTAAACATTAGCCcacatatatttcttttttttaaaagaaaaattaaaaaattcacCCCTACCCCACCCCTTTATTTGACAAATTTCCCACTTAgttatctctattctataagagAACGCgtgaggttattttagtaaataaatTTTTGGTGTCCCCCTATAGAAAAGACTAACCCGACCctactaaaaataaattatattaacaataattattaaatacaataaaaggaaaaaagaaaatcagTCAATAGCCACAATAAATAACGTCAAAGGGGAAAAAGtcgaaaataaataaagaaaactaaaaaaaaaattaacttaatCACAATAAAGATTAAGTAGGCCCAACCACAAATTAGGTCACTAATTAAACATTAAGTAACAATTGGCAAAAAGTCAAATTTAaaaaaggatttttttttttaccaaataattaacggttttttcatgaaatgcccctgaggtttcacgaaacgcaccaaatacacccgcgcgtttcgaatcacataatatacccctatttaaacttaaagtgcaccaaatgcccctagacTTAACGCCGTTAATATTCCGTTAGCATTATTGTACCTTTATACCCTTACTCACCCAATATTTTACatttaactattttttttaaaaacaaaattcctcctctcctcctcttcttcttcttctctctcctctcctcctcttcttctGCCATTTTTCTTCTCGATTCTTTCTTTTGATATTTGCAAGTATGCAACAACACAAAGGGTATGAGAGATAGAAGTTGTagattaccaaaaaaaaaaaagttagagaaaagtaGTAAGCTAGTGTCAAGCTCTCTCGATGACTCGATCTCTTTAATCTGCAGCccactttattattatttccatTTTTGGAAATTAAGTTATTGGTATCATTGAATTTTTGCAATTGACAACCTGCAAAGAGAAATTTCATTGTTGTTGACAAGATTGATAATCTGACAttttgtatgtttttgaagatgattgagtCTGGTATAAACCAAAGGTATGACCTTTCATTTGTTAATGGAGATGCATGTTGTGGGAGGAGAAGAGGATTAGAATTGCGTATGCAAATTAGAATCGCGGATAGAGGGTCGACTTTAATCTGATTTATTCAGATGAAGAAACCGTTAATTCTATTATAACCCAGGATGATTTTTGCAttcttgtttgatttttcaatttaattttgCATTCCATTATGGCTAAAATCGAAGAATTGGGGCTTAAAACCCAGAAATTGATTCAATTAAGGCTGCAAAGAAAGCAATGAAagataaggagagagaaaggaacaGAAGAGAGAAAAGGAGCCGCCCCCACCGCCGCAACCCTTTCCCTCATCTGTTACTTCCGCCGCAACCTCCGCCGTTACAGTATCATCATCACCATTCGTCATCGTCTTAATCTTTCCCTTCTTCATCAAACTTCAATTCATGTTCACGATTTCAATTCACTCGAAAATCTGGGTTCgaatatttgggggtttgagtTAGCAATTGATATTTGATGAAGATGGTTTGAAGAAAGGAAAAATTGTGGTTGGTTTCACCATTTTGATACCCAGAAAAAAAGGGACTTGAGATTGAGAGGAGAGTGAGAGAAGAGAGGGGATTTAGAGTTAATTAGGGTTCATTAGGTGTTATTTAGGATTAATTAGGCTAATTAGTATTTAATTAGGATTAGTCGGATAAATTAAGAGTTAATGTTAACGGAgttagacttccgttaagtctaggggcatttggtgcatttaagtttaaataggggtatattatgtgatttgaaacgcgcaggtgtatttggtgcgttttgtgaaacctcaggggtatttcatgaaaaaaccgaataATTAATTACAACTAAATTAACCCACCAAAATCAAGGCcataaattaaaaaatgaagTTTTTTTTACCAAATACTTAATTATAGGAAACTAACCCAC encodes:
- the LOC110793539 gene encoding caltractin, with the protein product FGKYYQSSARTVRKDKPRGRHHGLTQQKRQEIKEAFELFDTDGSGTIDAKELNVAMRALGFEMTEEQINQMIADVDKDGSGAIDFDEFCQMMTAKIGERDTKEELMKAFRIIDQDNNGKISPVDIQRIAKELGENLTDREIQEMIEEADRVFYQQVFIIGFSALDRVGLVVIE